From a region of the Sporosarcina ureilytica genome:
- the larC gene encoding nickel pincer cofactor biosynthesis protein LarC, protein MNILYFDCFSGVSGDMVIGALIDAGGDPEHLTSELKKLTIEDEYELKFSYVVKNGISSTKFDVVLTERLNEHHEHHHHDHRAYKHIVELITSANFSDRATNIALSIFEKIGIAEGKIHGVPLEEVHFHEVGAVDSIIDIVGAAILLDQLNVDTIQSSPIPVGSGKIHIDHGIYPVPAPATLEILRGVPLASSQIKGELATPTGAAIVAALAESFGTLPDMTVESIGYGAGTKTFPSHPNVLRVMLGTLS, encoded by the coding sequence ATGAATATCCTGTATTTTGATTGTTTTTCAGGTGTTAGTGGAGATATGGTTATTGGGGCATTAATCGATGCGGGGGGAGACCCTGAGCATTTAACAAGCGAACTTAAGAAGCTTACTATAGAAGATGAATATGAACTAAAGTTTTCATATGTCGTGAAAAATGGGATTAGCAGTACAAAGTTTGATGTAGTTTTAACAGAACGTCTTAACGAACATCATGAACATCATCACCACGATCATCGAGCTTATAAGCATATTGTCGAGTTGATTACATCCGCTAATTTTTCCGACCGTGCAACGAATATTGCATTAAGTATTTTCGAAAAGATCGGCATTGCGGAAGGGAAAATTCATGGGGTTCCACTTGAAGAAGTTCACTTTCATGAAGTGGGGGCAGTTGATTCGATTATCGACATAGTGGGCGCAGCAATTTTACTTGACCAGTTGAATGTGGATACGATTCAATCGTCTCCGATTCCTGTAGGTTCTGGAAAAATACATATCGACCATGGAATTTATCCTGTACCGGCGCCGGCAACATTGGAGATTCTTCGTGGGGTTCCACTTGCGTCATCGCAAATAAAAGGGGAGCTGGCAACGCCAACAGGAGCGGCAATTGTAGCGGCACTTGCAGAGTCATTTGGCACACTACCAGACATGACAGTAGAATCAATCGGTTATGGTGCGGGAACGAAAACTTTTCCAAGCCACCCAAATGTGCTTCGCGTGATGCTCGGTACGTTATCATAA
- a CDS encoding ROK family protein — protein sequence MITGDGAYIKKINRGLILSKIIEHKAVSRADLSKITGLNKATISVQVADLLNDHLIYETQQEHNVVGRRPILLSINRSAGYVLGIDLDYKYIQYTVSDLGGHPVDFHAVELETENYHDILKILIDQIKAYQEKWSASTYGLISVTIGIHGTVNNDERINFVPTYQWQNIGLKEDLNKELDIEISIQNNANLSAYAERVYQYHESNNLLCIMLFSGIGVGIMIDRKLHKGFHGYAGEMGHMIIRQDGDACNCGNRGCWELYSSEKSLLKKLKKHLHRTPLSYDDIRQLIEEQDPTTLEILEEYIIDLSTGLNNIINMYNPETLVLTSEILKMYPDVIEKIKSNLKSTVSEYGSLALSELGKKSCSMGACALAIQRFLEVPEVVLTLENTVVKK from the coding sequence ATGATTACAGGTGACGGTGCATATATCAAGAAAATAAACAGAGGATTAATCCTAAGTAAGATTATTGAACATAAAGCCGTTTCCAGGGCAGATTTGTCAAAAATCACTGGATTAAACAAAGCTACCATTTCTGTTCAAGTTGCAGATTTATTAAATGATCATTTAATTTATGAAACCCAACAAGAACATAATGTCGTTGGGAGAAGACCAATTCTACTATCCATTAATCGCAGTGCTGGTTACGTATTAGGAATTGATTTGGATTACAAATACATACAATATACGGTATCTGATTTAGGCGGACATCCCGTCGATTTTCATGCCGTTGAATTGGAAACAGAAAATTATCATGACATTTTGAAAATACTAATTGACCAAATAAAAGCGTACCAAGAAAAATGGTCTGCTTCTACTTATGGCTTAATTAGTGTAACAATTGGTATTCATGGAACTGTTAATAATGATGAACGTATTAATTTTGTTCCTACCTATCAATGGCAAAACATTGGATTAAAAGAGGACTTAAATAAAGAACTAGACATTGAAATATCGATTCAAAATAACGCAAATTTATCGGCTTATGCTGAACGTGTGTATCAGTACCATGAAAGTAATAATCTGCTTTGCATTATGCTTTTCTCCGGTATTGGTGTTGGAATCATGATTGACCGAAAATTACATAAAGGCTTTCACGGATATGCAGGTGAAATGGGGCATATGATTATTCGCCAAGACGGTGACGCTTGTAATTGCGGAAACCGTGGTTGTTGGGAACTGTACTCTTCTGAAAAAAGTTTATTAAAAAAGTTGAAAAAGCACTTACATAGGACACCCCTTTCCTATGATGACATTCGTCAACTTATTGAGGAACAAGATCCAACAACATTGGAGATTTTAGAAGAATATATCATCGATCTTTCAACTGGCCTAAACAATATTATTAATATGTATAATCCCGAAACATTGGTGTTAACGAGTGAAATATTAAAAATGTATCCGGATGTAATTGAGAAAATCAAAAGCAATTTAAAATCTACTGTAAGTGAATACGGTTCACTTGCCCTTTCAGAACTTGGCAAGAAATCCTGCTCCATGGGGGCATGTGCTTTGGCCATTCAACGTTTTCTCGAAGTGCCTGAAGTTGTTTTAACTTTGGAGAATACAGTCGTAAAAAAATAA
- the gndA gene encoding NADP-dependent phosphogluconate dehydrogenase, producing MSKQQFGVIGLAVMGKNLAMNIESRGYSVSVYNRTTSRTEEFLENEAKGKNFFGAKSIEEFVNSLEVPRKIMLMVQAGPATDATIASLQPYLEKGDILIDGGNTLFEDTNRRNKELEKTGIHFIGTGVSGGEEGALNGPSLMPGGQKEAYDLVAPIFEAIAAKVDGDSCSTYIGPEGAGHYVKMVHNGIEYGDMQLIGESYFILKHVLGLDAQELHEVFTEWNKGELDSYLIEITSEIFTKVDEETGQPLVEVILDKAGQKGTGAWTSKNALDIGVPLPLITESVFARTISSMKDERVRASKVLVAPEVPKYEGNREELIEAVRKALFMSKICSYAQGFAQMRAHSEENDWNLNYGEIAMIWRGGCIIRAQFLQNIKDAYDRNPELENLLLDPYFKDIVGEYQSALREVVSVAVQQGIAVPCFSSAIAYYDSYRSENLSANLIQAQRDYFGAHTYERKDKEGTFHTNWF from the coding sequence ATGTCAAAACAACAATTTGGTGTTATTGGTTTAGCAGTTATGGGTAAAAACTTGGCGATGAATATTGAAAGCAGAGGCTATTCAGTTTCGGTATATAACCGTACTACGTCAAGAACAGAAGAATTTTTGGAGAATGAAGCGAAAGGTAAAAATTTTTTCGGTGCAAAAAGCATTGAGGAGTTCGTTAATTCTTTAGAAGTTCCGCGTAAAATTATGTTAATGGTTCAAGCTGGACCTGCTACTGATGCAACGATTGCATCTCTACAGCCATACCTTGAAAAAGGCGATATTTTAATTGACGGTGGAAACACATTATTCGAAGATACGAACCGTCGTAATAAAGAGCTTGAAAAAACGGGCATTCACTTTATCGGGACAGGCGTTTCTGGTGGAGAAGAAGGTGCGCTGAATGGTCCTTCACTTATGCCTGGCGGACAAAAAGAAGCGTATGATTTAGTTGCACCTATTTTTGAAGCAATCGCAGCAAAAGTAGACGGCGATTCATGCAGCACGTATATCGGTCCAGAAGGTGCGGGGCATTACGTGAAAATGGTGCATAACGGCATTGAGTACGGCGATATGCAATTGATTGGTGAATCATACTTCATTCTAAAACACGTGTTAGGTCTAGACGCACAGGAGCTTCACGAAGTCTTTACTGAGTGGAATAAAGGTGAATTAGACAGCTACTTAATCGAAATTACTTCTGAGATTTTCACGAAAGTTGACGAGGAAACTGGCCAACCATTAGTTGAAGTTATTTTAGATAAAGCAGGTCAAAAAGGAACGGGTGCATGGACGAGTAAAAATGCATTAGATATTGGTGTTCCACTTCCACTTATTACAGAATCTGTATTCGCCCGTACAATTTCATCGATGAAAGATGAGCGTGTCCGTGCAAGTAAAGTATTAGTTGCACCTGAAGTGCCAAAGTATGAAGGCAATCGGGAAGAACTTATCGAAGCAGTACGAAAAGCATTGTTTATGAGTAAAATTTGTTCATATGCACAAGGTTTTGCTCAAATGCGTGCACATTCTGAAGAGAATGACTGGAACTTAAATTACGGTGAAATTGCGATGATTTGGCGCGGCGGCTGTATTATCCGTGCACAATTCTTACAAAACATTAAAGATGCATATGACCGTAATCCAGAACTTGAAAACTTATTATTAGATCCTTATTTCAAGGATATTGTCGGAGAGTACCAATCGGCATTACGTGAAGTTGTATCCGTTGCGGTACAACAAGGAATTGCAGTTCCGTGCTTCTCAAGTGCGATTGCTTACTATGACAGCTACCGTTCTGAAAACTTATCTGCAAACCTTATTCAAGCGCAACGTGACTATTTCGGTGCGCATACGTATGAGCGTAAAGATAAAGAAGGTACATTCCATACGAACTGGTTCTAA
- the uxaC gene encoding glucuronate isomerase, with translation MKTFITEDFLLYNETAKILYHETAKDLPIIDYHNHLNQHEILENKSFRNLAEVWLGGDHYKWRAMRANGIDESYITGDKEDYDKFLSWSRTVPNMFGNPLYHWTHLELMRYFDIDELLNEKSAPAIWEEANAKLATPEMSVRSLLTNKKVEFIGTTDDPTDDLASHIALHQEGFEINVSPSFRPDKGLNIEREEFLSWVEKLGEVTNTSIENYDALLDALASRVEFFAEHGCRSSDHGIDVMFYEDATKDEASAIFQKRLNGEQLTAKEIEQYKTYTLLTLGELYAEKGWAMQLHLSAQRNNNTRMFNILGPDTGFDSIGDVLIAKKVSSFLDALERNDKLPKTILYSLNANDNDVLASMAGNYQSSEIAGKVQFGTAWWFNDTIDGMEDQMKRLANIGLISNFVGMLTDSRSFLSFPRHEYFRRILCNLLGSWVEEGKVPKDMALLKQYVRNICYENSKRYFEV, from the coding sequence TTGAAAACATTTATTACAGAAGATTTTCTTTTATACAATGAGACGGCAAAGATTCTCTATCATGAAACAGCAAAAGATTTACCAATTATTGATTATCATAACCACTTAAATCAACATGAAATTTTAGAAAATAAAAGTTTTAGAAACTTAGCAGAAGTTTGGTTAGGTGGAGACCACTATAAATGGCGTGCAATGCGTGCAAATGGGATAGATGAATCCTATATTACTGGTGATAAAGAGGACTATGACAAATTTTTATCGTGGTCTAGAACTGTTCCGAATATGTTTGGTAATCCACTATATCACTGGACACATCTTGAGTTAATGAGATATTTCGATATTGATGAGTTGCTAAATGAAAAGTCAGCGCCAGCGATTTGGGAAGAAGCTAATGCAAAATTAGCAACTCCGGAAATGTCGGTAAGGTCGTTGCTTACAAATAAAAAGGTAGAATTCATTGGCACGACAGATGATCCTACTGATGATTTAGCAAGTCATATTGCATTGCATCAAGAAGGATTCGAAATTAATGTATCTCCTTCATTCCGTCCGGATAAAGGGTTGAATATCGAAAGAGAAGAGTTCTTATCGTGGGTAGAAAAGCTAGGAGAAGTAACCAATACTTCAATTGAAAACTATGACGCATTGTTAGATGCTTTAGCAAGTCGTGTAGAATTCTTTGCGGAGCATGGATGCCGCAGTTCTGACCATGGAATTGACGTCATGTTTTATGAAGATGCAACAAAAGATGAAGCGTCAGCGATTTTCCAAAAGCGTTTAAATGGAGAGCAATTAACAGCAAAAGAAATCGAGCAATATAAAACGTATACATTGTTAACGCTAGGCGAATTATATGCTGAAAAAGGCTGGGCAATGCAGCTTCATTTAAGTGCACAGCGAAATAACAATACGAGAATGTTTAATATTTTAGGTCCAGATACTGGATTTGATTCCATTGGCGATGTGTTAATTGCTAAAAAGGTTTCGAGTTTCTTAGATGCATTAGAGAGAAATGATAAGTTACCTAAAACAATTTTGTATAGTTTAAATGCGAATGATAATGATGTTTTGGCTTCAATGGCTGGAAATTATCAGAGTTCCGAAATTGCAGGGAAGGTCCAATTTGGAACTGCATGGTGGTTTAATGATACAATTGATGGTATGGAAGACCAGATGAAAAGATTGGCAAATATCGGGCTCATTAGTAATTTCGTTGGGATGTTAACAGACTCAAGAAGTTTCCTGTCCTTCCCGAGACATGAATATTTCAGAAGAATTTTATGTAATTTACTCGGTTCATGGGTTGAAGAAGGAAAAGTTCCGAAAGATATGGCATTATTAAAGCAATACGTTAGAAATATTTGCTACGAAAATTCAAAGCGTTATTTTGAAGTATAA
- a CDS encoding GntR family transcriptional regulator has translation MERTQPRRMSKDYAYYELKEKILKGDIQPDQDLVEGRLADKLNISKTPLREALQRLEAEELVIRQPNGRLKTASITVKEAEELFVVRSYLEGIIANQATVEATEEDIEILSSHCQRINQATKYYDEEAILHYGKMFHEQLYQMSRNQTVVKILNQLNDHMTRYRRLVPVNSKYLYHQKSEDHSIILDYIIKGNRLQAEETMRKHILSSMDTAIEAIKKYENESNDEIV, from the coding sequence ATGGAGCGTACACAACCAAGAAGAATGTCTAAGGATTATGCTTATTATGAGTTGAAAGAAAAAATTTTAAAGGGTGATATTCAACCGGATCAAGATTTAGTTGAAGGGAGACTTGCTGATAAATTAAATATTAGTAAGACACCTTTAAGAGAAGCTTTACAAAGATTAGAGGCAGAGGAATTGGTAATTAGGCAACCTAATGGAAGACTTAAAACGGCATCCATAACGGTGAAGGAAGCTGAGGAGCTATTTGTAGTAAGAAGTTATTTAGAGGGCATCATAGCAAACCAAGCAACAGTTGAAGCGACAGAAGAAGACATTGAGATACTCTCTAGTCATTGCCAAAGAATTAACCAAGCGACAAAATACTACGATGAAGAGGCCATTCTTCATTACGGTAAAATGTTCCACGAACAACTGTATCAAATGAGTAGAAATCAAACGGTCGTTAAGATTTTAAATCAGCTCAACGATCATATGACTAGATACCGTCGGCTTGTCCCGGTAAATAGTAAATATCTTTACCATCAAAAAAGCGAGGATCATTCGATAATACTCGATTATATTATTAAAGGGAATCGATTACAGGCAGAAGAAACTATGAGGAAACATATTTTAAGTAGTATGGATACTGCAATAGAGGCTATAAAAAAATACGAAAATGAATCTAATGATGAGATTGTTTAG
- a CDS encoding ABC transporter ATP-binding protein: MSELLLEVRDLKQHYKLDQGWLKEKKVVKAVDGINFEVIKGETFSIVGESGCGKSTTGRTILRLNEATDGEIIFNGQNIGELSYEEMRKLRRRMQMIFQDPYASLNPKKTIRQILLEPLRVHNMYKPAERLEKVIEILEIVGLSEYHIDRYPHEFSGGQRQRIGIAKAAILHPELIIADEPVSALDVSIQSQVINLLLKLQRELGLTYIFISHDLGVVRHISDRVAVMYLGRIVEIAPTEELYYNPMHPYTKALMSAVPIDHPDEKKERIILTGDVPNAVNPPSGCAFHPRCPAAMDICKKVRPVVEEYQSGHAVACHLYE; encoded by the coding sequence ATGTCTGAGCTATTATTAGAGGTTAGGGATTTAAAACAACATTATAAATTAGACCAAGGTTGGCTTAAAGAAAAAAAGGTTGTTAAGGCAGTTGACGGTATCAACTTTGAGGTTATCAAGGGAGAAACATTTAGTATAGTAGGAGAAAGTGGTTGTGGAAAATCTACAACTGGCCGAACAATTTTAAGATTAAATGAAGCAACAGATGGGGAAATCATTTTTAATGGACAGAACATTGGCGAACTTTCTTACGAGGAAATGAGAAAATTACGAAGAAGAATGCAAATGATCTTTCAAGATCCTTATGCATCTTTGAACCCTAAAAAAACGATTCGTCAAATACTTCTTGAACCTCTGAGGGTTCATAATATGTATAAACCTGCTGAGCGGTTGGAAAAGGTAATTGAGATATTGGAAATTGTAGGATTGTCGGAATATCATATCGATCGTTATCCACATGAGTTTTCTGGGGGGCAAAGACAAAGAATTGGGATTGCGAAAGCGGCGATATTACATCCAGAATTAATTATTGCGGATGAACCTGTCTCGGCTTTGGATGTATCAATTCAATCACAAGTAATCAACTTGCTTTTAAAATTACAAAGAGAATTAGGCCTTACTTATATATTTATATCTCATGATTTGGGAGTTGTCCGTCATATTTCAGATCGTGTCGCCGTAATGTATCTAGGACGGATTGTTGAAATCGCTCCGACAGAAGAGCTATACTATAATCCTATGCATCCTTATACGAAGGCTCTAATGTCAGCGGTTCCAATTGATCACCCAGATGAAAAGAAAGAAAGAATTATTCTTACTGGGGATGTGCCAAATGCTGTGAACCCTCCTAGTGGTTGTGCATTTCACCCAAGATGTCCTGCGGCAATGGATATTTGTAAGAAGGTGAGACCAGTTGTTGAAGAATATCAAAGTGGACATGCGGTTGCTTGCCATCTTTATGAGTAA
- a CDS encoding ABC transporter ATP-binding protein, giving the protein MPDNDVVLKVKNLKTYFHTSRGKVKAVDGVDFEVKRGRTIGLVGESGCGKSVTSLSIMGLLPKSLAKIEEGEINFNGVDLTKKSENALRKIRGNEISMIFQEPMTSLNPVFTIGEQLSEPLKQHTSLNKKEMKERIIEILTLVGIPRPESVYSEYPHQLSGGMRQRVMISLAMICNPRLLIADEPTTALDVTIQAQILELIKEIRDKQNMSIILITHDLGVVAEMCDEVIIMYAGKVVEKADIRTIFDSPKHPYTQGLLKSRPGMSASGRKQDLDSIPGSVPRPDELPEGCTFAARCPFAMGKCITEKPPLYQLENQLSRCWLHEVEEKEEVKCLSYY; this is encoded by the coding sequence TTGCCAGACAACGATGTTGTATTAAAAGTGAAAAATTTAAAAACCTATTTTCATACTAGCCGCGGTAAAGTAAAAGCAGTAGATGGCGTCGATTTTGAAGTTAAAAGAGGAAGAACAATAGGGCTCGTTGGGGAATCAGGTTGCGGAAAGAGCGTAACTTCACTTTCAATAATGGGGCTTTTACCAAAATCACTCGCCAAGATTGAAGAAGGTGAAATTAATTTTAATGGAGTAGATTTAACTAAAAAGAGTGAGAATGCATTAAGAAAAATAAGAGGAAATGAAATATCGATGATTTTCCAAGAACCGATGACTTCATTGAATCCAGTTTTTACAATAGGTGAACAATTAAGTGAACCTCTTAAGCAACATACTAGTTTAAATAAAAAAGAAATGAAAGAAAGAATTATTGAAATACTGACTCTTGTCGGTATACCTAGACCTGAAAGTGTTTATTCAGAATATCCACACCAACTTTCGGGTGGGATGAGACAGAGGGTAATGATTAGTTTAGCGATGATATGTAACCCTAGACTTTTAATAGCTGATGAACCGACCACTGCTCTTGATGTTACGATTCAAGCACAAATATTGGAGCTAATCAAGGAAATTAGGGATAAGCAAAACATGTCTATTATTCTAATCACACATGATTTAGGAGTTGTTGCTGAAATGTGTGATGAGGTAATTATCATGTATGCGGGGAAGGTTGTAGAAAAAGCCGATATTAGAACGATATTTGATTCTCCGAAGCATCCATATACACAGGGATTATTAAAGTCAAGGCCTGGCATGAGTGCTAGCGGTAGGAAACAAGACCTTGATTCTATTCCAGGAAGTGTTCCAAGACCTGATGAATTACCTGAAGGTTGTACATTTGCTGCGCGTTGTCCTTTTGCTATGGGCAAATGCATAACTGAGAAGCCGCCGCTTTATCAATTGGAAAATCAGTTATCCCGTTGTTGGCTTCATGAAGTTGAGGAGAAGGAGGAAGTCAAATGTCTGAGCTATTATTAG
- a CDS encoding ABC transporter permease has product MVRNSADAKIEEVTVVVEKKEKKKDSKLKYYLKELKKSPTGLFGATILLVIVFLGIFGNLVAPHDPMAMNLAQKLLPPLSEGHILGTDQLGRDMLSRIIVGTRISLIIGTATVICAGLIGTIIGIISGYFRGWVDVVIMRIVDVSLSVPFILLVLVISTVLGAGLKNIIISLVIAGWVAYARIVRGEVLALREKEFIVASVATGVPRWEIIVKHIIPNLYTPIIVLSSLQAANYIIAEAGISFLGFGVQPPQPAWGNMLSEGKDFIFSAWWLITFPGVAILLTALGINLLGDWLRDVLDPEYNK; this is encoded by the coding sequence ATGGTTAGAAATTCGGCAGATGCAAAAATTGAGGAAGTTACGGTAGTAGTTGAAAAGAAGGAAAAAAAGAAGGACTCGAAACTCAAATACTACTTAAAAGAATTAAAGAAAAGTCCCACTGGCCTTTTTGGGGCGACAATCTTACTTGTCATCGTTTTTCTCGGTATTTTTGGTAATTTAGTTGCACCACATGATCCAATGGCTATGAATCTTGCCCAGAAACTCTTACCGCCATTATCTGAAGGACATATACTCGGAACTGATCAATTAGGTCGAGATATGTTATCTAGAATTATCGTAGGTACAAGGATATCCCTCATTATAGGGACTGCTACCGTAATATGTGCAGGTCTCATTGGTACTATAATAGGCATCATATCTGGTTACTTTCGTGGATGGGTAGATGTAGTCATTATGCGAATTGTTGATGTTTCTCTTAGTGTTCCTTTCATTCTATTAGTATTAGTTATCAGTACAGTACTTGGTGCAGGGTTAAAAAACATTATTATTTCACTAGTTATTGCGGGCTGGGTTGCTTATGCAAGAATAGTTAGGGGCGAGGTACTAGCTTTAAGGGAAAAGGAGTTTATTGTTGCTAGTGTCGCAACTGGCGTACCTAGATGGGAGATTATAGTGAAACATATCATTCCTAACCTATATACACCAATTATTGTATTATCATCGCTTCAAGCTGCTAATTATATTATTGCAGAAGCTGGGATTAGTTTCCTAGGATTTGGCGTACAGCCTCCTCAACCGGCATGGGGAAATATGCTCAGTGAGGGAAAAGATTTTATATTTAGCGCATGGTGGTTAATTACATTCCCAGGGGTTGCAATTTTATTAACGGCGCTTGGAATTAACTTATTAGGTGACTGGTTACGGGATGTACTTGATCCAGAATATAATAAGTAA
- a CDS encoding ABC transporter permease, translating into MLGYILKRGVQTLVVLFLTITLVFFIIRLSGDPTYLYMPDDATDEMVEEFREQMGFDRPLYIQYGSFLVDVVQGDFGDSLMHREDALAMVVAKIPATFQLAFAALFMAIAVAIPLGVISAYKQNTIYDRIGTGVTVLGQAIPGFWLGLLLILVFSVTFKILPSGGGGSVIHLILPAAALAAHSAARFARFTRSTMLDVLRKDYIRTVKSTGAPMVTILYKYALKNTLIPIITIAALDLGVLLGGAVIIESVFSWPGLGQLLLKALMGRDFPVVIAGVFFIALSISIINFFTDILYGLVNPQVRLK; encoded by the coding sequence ATGCTAGGCTATATACTAAAACGCGGAGTACAGACATTAGTAGTGCTTTTTCTAACTATTACTTTAGTATTCTTTATTATTCGTTTATCTGGAGATCCTACTTATTTATATATGCCTGACGATGCGACTGATGAAATGGTTGAGGAGTTCCGTGAGCAAATGGGATTCGATCGTCCACTATATATACAGTATGGAAGTTTTTTGGTAGATGTTGTGCAAGGTGACTTTGGTGACTCGTTAATGCACAGGGAAGATGCGTTAGCAATGGTAGTTGCCAAAATACCCGCCACTTTTCAATTAGCTTTTGCAGCCCTATTTATGGCAATAGCGGTTGCCATACCTTTAGGTGTCATCTCAGCCTACAAACAAAATACAATCTACGACAGAATAGGCACCGGGGTGACAGTTCTAGGGCAAGCAATTCCTGGTTTTTGGCTAGGATTATTATTGATTCTAGTATTTTCGGTCACATTTAAGATACTTCCATCTGGTGGAGGAGGATCTGTAATTCACCTCATATTACCAGCAGCCGCGCTTGCTGCTCACAGTGCAGCACGATTTGCTAGATTTACTAGATCTACCATGCTGGACGTACTGAGAAAAGATTATATAAGAACAGTTAAATCTACCGGTGCTCCTATGGTTACAATTTTATATAAGTACGCATTAAAAAACACATTGATTCCAATTATTACAATTGCTGCTTTGGATTTGGGAGTTCTATTAGGCGGAGCTGTTATTATTGAATCGGTATTTTCATGGCCAGGTTTAGGTCAATTACTTTTAAAAGCACTTATGGGTAGAGACTTTCCAGTTGTCATCGCAGGCGTCTTTTTTATTGCCTTAAGTATTTCGATTATTAACTTTTTTACAGATATTCTCTACGGTCTCGTGAATCCTCAAGTTCGATTAAAGTAA